The genomic interval CTGGCCATCTCCTCGGGCTTCTTCTTCCCCATCGCCCGGCGGAGGAGGTCGGCCTGCGCCAGCGTGAACCCGGCCAGGCGGTTCGCGATCTGCATCACCTGGTCCTGGTAGACGATCACGCCGTACGTCTTCCTCAAGATCGGCTCCAGCGAGGGATGCATGTGCGTCACCCGCTGCTTCCCGTGCTTGCGCTTCGCGAAGTCGTCGATCATGCCGCTCTGGATGGGCCCCGGACGGAAGAGCGCGTTGATCGCGATGATGTCCTCGAACGTATCCGGCAGGACCTTCCGGAGGAGATCCCGCATCCCCCCCGACTCCAATTGGAAGATCCCGACCGTCTGCGCCCTCTGCAAGAGCGCGTAGGTCTCGGCGTCGTCGAGCGGGAGCGACGGCAGGTCGATCGACTTCCCGGCCGATTCCAAGATGAGGCGGGTCGCGTCGTCGAGAACGGTGAGGGTGCGAAGCCCGAGGAAGTCCATCTTGAGGAGGCCGACCCGCTCGAGCGATTTCATGTCGAACTGGGTCGTGATGTCGCCCTTGGGCGAGCGGTACATCGGGACGTAGTCGGTGAGCTGGCCCGGCGCGATCAGGACGCCGGCCGCGTGGGTCGAGGCGTGCCGCGCGAGTCCTTCCAGGGCGAGCGAGCAGCGGATGAGCCGCGCGTAGCGCTCGTCCTTCTGCGCGAGCGTGCGAAGCTCCGGGACGATCTCGAGGGCCTTGGGCAGCGTCATCCCCAGATCCCCGGGGATCATCTTCGCCACCTGGTCGCATTCCGCGTAGGTCATGGCCAGCGCCCTGCCGACGTCGCGCACGACGGCGCGGGCCGCCATGGTTCCGAACGTGATGATCTGGCTCACGCTCTCGCGCCCGTACTTGTCGATCACGTAGTCGATCACCTTCTGGCGGCTCTCGTACGCGAAGTCGATGTCGATGTCGGGCATGCTCACCCGCTCCGGATTCAGGAAGCGCTCGAAGAGGAGCTCGAAGCGGAGAGGGTCGATGTCGGTGATCCCGAGGCAGTAGGAGACCAGGCTCCCCGCGGCCGAGCCTCGTCCCGGGCCGACCCCGACCCCGTTCCGCCGCGCGTAGTCGGTGAAATCGCGGACGATCAGGAAGTAGCGCGCGTACCCGACGGTGCAGATCGTGTCGAGCTCGTAGGCGAGGCGCTGCTCCATCTCCGGGGTGGTCTCCGCGTATCGCCGCGCGAGCCCGTCCCGCGCGAGCCGGCGCAGGTACCCTTCCTCGCTCTCGAACTCCGGCGGAATCGGGAACGACGGCAGCTGCACCCGCTCGGTGTCGAGGGTCAGCTCGCACCGCTCGGCCGCGACGAGCGTGTTCCGGAGCGCCTCGGGCGTCTCGTGGAAGAGCGCCGCCATCTCCTCCGGCGACTTCACGTAGAGCTCGTCCGTGGCGAAGCGGAACCGGTCGGCGTCGAGCATCGTCTTCCCGGTCTGGATGCAGAGGAGCACCTCGTGGGCCTCCGAATCCTCGCGGGCGAGGTAATGGCAGTCGTTGGTCGCCACCAGCGGAATCCCCATCTCCTTTCCGAGCGCGATGATTCCGCGCGCGGCGATCTTCTCGTCGGGGAGGCCGTGGTCCTGGATCTCGAGGAAATAGTGCTCGGCGCCGAAGAGGTCCCGGTACCACGCCGCCGCGCGGCGCGCCCCCTCCGTATCGCCGGCGACCACCAGCTGCGGCACCTCGCCCCGCAGGCAGGCGCTCAAGCAGAGGAGCCCGCCCGCGTGGCGTGCCAAAAGCTCTTTGTCGATCCGAGGCTTGTAGTGGAATCCCTCGAGATATCCGGCCGAGGAGAGCTTCGACAGGTTCTTGTATCCTTCCCGATTCCGCACCAGCAGGACCAGGTGATCGTACGCGCCCTTCCCATCCGCCGTGCGGGACCGGTCCTGGCGGGAGCCGTGCGCGACGTAGACCTCGCAGCCCAGGATCGGCTTGATCCCCGCGGCGAGCGCCTGGTCGTAGAACTCCACCGCGCCGAACAGATTTCCGTGGTCGGTGAGCGCGAGCGCCGGCATCTCGTACCCCGCCGCGCGGTCGACCAAGCGGTCGACCCGGCAGGCGCCGTCGAGCAGCGAGTACTCGCTGTGGTTGTGGAGGTGGACGAANNNNNNNNNNNNNNNNNTCGTCGCGACTGTCGGGGGCACGCATCGGGGGGCTCGGGTGATCCACCTTCCGAGTCTACACGACGCTGCGCGGACGCCTTCAACCCTTTTTCCGATTCGCCCGCGCGCGGAAGTATGATATCTCTCGCGCCGGATGGAAACGATGACCGCGCACCCCTCACCCGCCGCCGCGCGCGCCCGCCTAAAGCAGATTCTCGCCGAGCGATCGATCCGCTTCGGCGACTTCACGCTCTCCTCTGGAGCGAAAAGCAAGTATTACGCGGACGTGCGTCAGACGAGCCTTCATCCGGAGGGCGCGCTCCTGATCGCCCGCCTCCTGGACCCGATCCTCGCGGAGCACGGAGTGAAATCGATCGGAGGGCTGACGCTCGGCGCCGATCCGATCGTGGGCGCCACGATCGCGTGGACGCAGCTCCAGGGGAGAGGGCTGGTCGGATTCCTCGTGAGAAAGGAGCAGAAGTCCCACGGCACCGGGAATCGGATCGAGGGTCCCTTCGACAAGGCCCTCCCCGCCGCGATCGTCGACGACGTGGTCACGAAGGGCGGATCCGCGCTTCAGGCGCACGACGCCGTGAAAGCGGCCGGCGGCGAAGTGCGCGTGGTGGTCTGCGTCGTCGATCGCGGCGAGGGCGGCGGCGAGGAGTTCGCGACGCGCGGCGTCCCGTTCCGCGCGCTATTTCAGATCCAAGAATTCCTGCCCTAGCTTCGCCGCACCCCGGTTTCGCGGCTCCTCTAGTTCCCCGGCTGCCCGGTGTTGTCGGGCTCGACCCCCGCGCCCCCGGCGCCGGCGGCATCCCCGGACGGCGGCTCGCTGGTCGGCTGCGGAGGGGAAGGCGGCGGCTCCTGTTCGGGCGCCTGATCCGGAGGAACCGTGGGTTCCCCGTTGCCCGTGGAGTCGGCCGCGAGCGAATCGGACCAGAACGGCATGTGCAACACCGGGCAGAGCTGGCGCGGCTCCGTCTTGCGGATGAATGCGGCCCGCATCACGTGCAGGCAATCGGGCCCCGCGCGATATCCGGTGTCGCCGTCGATCCAGGCGTCCACCACGTCTTCCGGCGCCTCGAAATCGCGAAACGGCCGGTCCTGAAGCGCGACCTGCATGAAGCGAGCCCAGATCGGCACCGCGGCCGCGGTGCCGGTGAGGCCAATGCGGCGGTTCCGGTCGCACCCGACCCACACCCCGGTGGCCAGGTCGGGCGAGTAGCCGATGAACCACGCGTCGTTCTCATCGTCCGTGGTCCCGGTCTTCCCGGCCGCCGGCCGCATGAAGCCGTACGCGCTCCGGATCGCGGACGCGGTCCCGTAGATCACCGGTCCCTCGAGAAGGATCGTCGTCAGGTAGGCGGTCTCGGGGCGAATGACGCGGCGACCCTCCCGCCGCGGCGACCACCGGACGTTGCCGCCGCGGTCGAGAACCGCCTTCACCGCGATCGGGGGCACGCGCACGCCGCCGTTCGCGAGCGTCGCGTAGGCGGTCGTCAGCTCGAGGACCGAGAGCTCGCTGGTCCCAAGCGCGAGCGACGCGACCTGGCGAAGCCGGCTCTCGATCCCGAGGGAGCGCGCCATCTCGATCACCTTCGGGAGCCCCACCATCTGCGATAGCCTCACCGTCGCCACGTTGAGCGAGCGCGCGAGGGCGCGGGCCACGGTCACCTGCCCCGCGTACGAGTTCTCGAAATTCTTGGGCGACCACGGCCCGAGGTCGGTCTGGAACGTGTCGGGCTGATCGCGCAGGAGCGTCGCGGCGGTGATCGGCGGCCGCTTGCCCGAGAAATAGGAATCGAGGGCCGCGGCGTAGACGAACGGCTTGAAGGCGGAGCCCGGCTGCCGGCGGGAATCGACCGCGCGATTGTAGGGGCTCTCCGCGTAGTTCCGCCCGCCGACCATCGCGCGGATATACCCCGTCGAGGGCTCGATCGCCACGAGCGACGCCTGCGCGGGACTGCGCTCGGCTCCTCCGATCGGCGAGCGCGCGTCCGCGTCCCGCGCCCCGGCGCGCGCGATCCGCTCGGCCTCTTCCTGCATCCGGCCGTCCAGCGTGGTGAAGATCGAGAAGCCGCGCGCGCTCAGGTCGGACTCGGAGATGTCCTTGGCGAGGAGCTCCCGAACGTAGTCGACGAAGTACGGGGCGCGCGTCGTGGGCGGCGCATTGGCGGCAAAGCGGAGCGAGGTCTGCCGGTACCGGGCCGCGTCCTGCTTCGAGATGAAGCCGCACTCCACCATGTCGACGAGGACCTGATCCCGGCGCGCGAGCGCAGCCTCGGGATCGCGGTACGGGGACAGCTTGTTCGGCGCCGGGATGATGCCGACAAGAAGCGCCGCCTCGGCGGGCGTGATCTCTTGGACGTGCTTGTTGAAATAGTAGAGCGACCCTTCCTCGACCCCGCACACGCTCCAGGAGCCGCGCTGCCCCAGGTAGATCTGGTTCAAGTAGAACTCGAGGATCTGCTCCTTGGAATAGCGTAGCTCCACCATCACGGCGAGCAGCGCCTCGTGAAACTTCCTCCAGACGTTTCGCTCGCGCGAGAGGAAGAGGTTCTTCACGAGCTGCTGGCTGATCGTGCTCCCGCCCTCGACCACCCCTCCGGCGCGCAGGTTGCGCACGGTCGCGCGGCCCATGCCGAGAAGGTCGAGTCCCCAGTGCCGGAAGAAGCGGCGGTCCTCGCTCGCGACCACCGCGAGAACCAGATGCCGCGGCATGGCCGCCAGGGGGATGTAGCTCCGCCGCTCGCGCTCCTGATCCGAGAACTCGCCCAGGATCTCGGGGTCGATCCGCAGAAGGCCGCGCGGACCGGGCTCGGCAAATCCCTCGCCCAGGGAGGCGACCTGGTTGTCTTGAATATCCATGACCACCTCGGAGCCCCGCTCCACGTGATCCGGATAAGTGAAGGGACGGAGATGGATCTCGAAGGCCGTGCCACGGATC from Candidatus Eisenbacteria bacterium carries:
- a CDS encoding DNA polymerase III subunit alpha, which encodes FVHLHNHSEYSLLDGACRVDRLVDRAAGYEMPALALTDHGNLFGAVEFYDQALAAGIKPILGCEVYVAHGSRQDRSRTADGKGAYDHLVLLVRNREGYKNLSKLSSAGYLEGFHYKPRIDKELLARHAGGLLCLSACLRGEVPQLVVAGDTEGARRAAAWYRDLFGAEHYFLEIQDHGLPDEKIAARGIIALGKEMGIPLVATNDCHYLAREDSEAHEVLLCIQTGKTMLDADRFRFATDELYVKSPEEMAALFHETPEALRNTLVAAERCELTLDTERVQLPSFPIPPEFESEEGYLRRLARDGLARRYAETTPEMEQRLAYELDTICTVGYARYFLIVRDFTDYARRNGVGVGPGRGSAAGSLVSYCLGITDIDPLRFELLFERFLNPERVSMPDIDIDFAYESRQKVIDYVIDKYGRESVSQIITFGTMAARAVVRDVGRALAMTYAECDQVAKMIPGDLGMTLPKALEIVPELRTLAQKDERYARLIRCSLALEGLARHASTHAAGVLIAPGQLTDYVPMYRSPKGDITTQFDMKSLERVGLLKMDFLGLRTLTVLDDATRLILESAGKSIDLPSLPLDDAETYALLQRAQTVGIFQLESGGMRDLLRKVLPDTFEDIIAINALFRPGPIQSGMIDDFAKRKHGKQRVTHMHPSLEPILRKTYGVIVYQDQVMQIANRLAGFTLAQADLLRRAMGKKKPEEMASQKSAFVEGCARNNVAKKKAEEIFDLMEKFAGYGFVRSHSAAYAMLSYHSAYLKAHHPAAFLAASLTSEVGDTDRIVTLVEEARRLGIAVLPPDVNASTAGFTLEGEAIRFGLSAIKNVGLGSVEALVRARTAGGPFRTLGDLIRRVETGNVNRRVLESLIQAGACDALEGDRAQLLGAVGDLLAQAQERARGVSRHQESLFGGDQAIVAQDAALPWVAPWPLEERLKREREVLGFYFSDHPLAAHGDVIAARATADTGRLRELRDNADVTLICLVAGIKTHTDRNKRSMAFVTLEDMKGTVEATVFAELYERSRAQLQPGTVLEVRGRVNLREDTEPKMVLSSVKTLVGGGESGGRSVHIDLVGAGAAVSLEEIRDVLLRHPGESPVYFTVREGSGPGTTQIRAKRLLVRPSDELLQALRERLGNSAVRVANGHAAAVPF
- the pyrE gene encoding orotate phosphoribosyltransferase translates to METMTAHPSPAAARARLKQILAERSIRFGDFTLSSGAKSKYYADVRQTSLHPEGALLIARLLDPILAEHGVKSIGGLTLGADPIVGATIAWTQLQGRGLVGFLVRKEQKSHGTGNRIEGPFDKALPAAIVDDVVTKGGSALQAHDAVKAAGGEVRVVVCVVDRGEGGGEEFATRGVPFRALFQIQEFLP
- a CDS encoding PBP1A family penicillin-binding protein is translated as MRHGSPYAPPVVTEKPQSKPAPRKPGPWWTRRPDWLPPGRVRWLAFILLLVLAFLGYDWFRLSSLSSYRYAGQGWKFPTQVYADWRDYRVGDHVDATVIQRALDRAQYRRVWKIPADPGQYRIRGTAFEIHLRPFTYPDHVERGSEVVMDIQDNQVASLGEGFAEPGPRGLLRIDPEILGEFSDQERERRSYIPLAAMPRHLVLAVVASEDRRFFRHWGLDLLGMGRATVRNLRAGGVVEGGSTISQQLVKNLFLSRERNVWRKFHEALLAVMVELRYSKEQILEFYLNQIYLGQRGSWSVCGVEEGSLYYFNKHVQEITPAEAALLVGIIPAPNKLSPYRDPEAALARRDQVLVDMVECGFISKQDAARYRQTSLRFAANAPPTTRAPYFVDYVRELLAKDISESDLSARGFSIFTTLDGRMQEEAERIARAGARDADARSPIGGAERSPAQASLVAIEPSTGYIRAMVGGRNYAESPYNRAVDSRRQPGSAFKPFVYAAALDSYFSGKRPPITAATLLRDQPDTFQTDLGPWSPKNFENSYAGQVTVARALARSLNVATVRLSQMVGLPKVIEMARSLGIESRLRQVASLALGTSELSVLELTTAYATLANGGVRVPPIAVKAVLDRGGNVRWSPRREGRRVIRPETAYLTTILLEGPVIYGTASAIRSAYGFMRPAAGKTGTTDDENDAWFIGYSPDLATGVWVGCDRNRRIGLTGTAAAVPIWARFMQVALQDRPFRDFEAPEDVVDAWIDGDTGYRAGPDCLHVMRAAFIRKTEPRQLCPVLHMPFWSDSLAADSTGNGEPTVPPDQAPEQEPPPSPPQPTSEPPSGDAAGAGGAGVEPDNTGQPGN